One Tamandua tetradactyla isolate mTamTet1 chromosome 20, mTamTet1.pri, whole genome shotgun sequence DNA segment encodes these proteins:
- the HSPA9 gene encoding stress-70 protein, mitochondrial isoform X1, translating into MISAGRTAAARLVGAAASRSSTAVRHQDGWNGLSHEAFRIISRRDYASEAIKGAVVGIDLGTTNSCVAVMEGKQAKVLENAEGARTTPSVVAFTADGERLVGMPAKRQAVTNPNNTFYATKRLIGRRYDDPEVQKDIKNVPFKIVRASNGDAWVEAHGKLYSPSQIGAFVLMKMKETAENYLGHTAKNAVITVPAYFNDSQRQATKDAGQISGLNVLRVINEPTAAALAYGLDKSEDKIIAVYDLGGGTFDISILEIQKGVFEVKSTNGDTFLGGEDFDQALLQHIVKEFKRETGVDLTKDNMALQRVREAAEKAKCELSSSVQTDINLPYLTMDASGPKHLNMKLTRAQFEGIVTDLIRRTIAPCQKAMQDAEVSKSDIGEVILVGGMTRMPKVQQTVQDLFGRAPSKAVNPDEAVAIGAAIQGGVLAGDVTDVLLLDVTPLSLGIETLGGVFTKLINRNTTIPTKKSQVFSTAADGQTQVEIKVCQGEREMAGDNKLLGQFTLIGIPPAPRGVPQIEVTFDIDANGIVHVSAKDKGTGREQQIVIQSSGGLSKDDIENMVKNAEKYAEEDRRKKERVEAVNMAEGIIHDTETKMEEFKNQLPADECNKLREEISKMRELLARKDSETGENIRQAASSLQQASLKLFEMAYKKMASEREGSGSSGSAEQKEDQKEEKQ; encoded by the exons ATGATAAGTGCCGGCCGAACCGCAGCTGCCCGTCTGGTCGGCGCCGCAGCCTCCCGGAGTTCCACGGCCGTCCGCCACCAG GATGGCTGGAATGGCCTTAGCCATGAGGCTTTTAGAATTATTTCAAGGAGGGACTATGC ATCAGAAGCAATCAAGGGAGCAGTTGTTGGTATTGATTTGGGTACTACCAACTCCTGTGTGGCAGTGATGGAAGGTAAACAAGCAaag GTGCTGGAGAATGCCGAAGGTGCCAGAACTACCCCTTCAGTTGTGGCCTTTACAGCAGATGGTGAGCGTCTGGTTGGAATGCCAGCCAAGCGACAGGCTGTTACCAACCCAAATAACACATTCTATGCCACCAAGCGTCTTATTGGCCGGCGATATGATGACCCTGAAGTACAGAAAGACAT TAAAAATGTTCCCTTTAAAATTGTCCGTGCCTCCAATGGTGATGCCTGGGTTGAAGCTCATGGAAAACTCTATTCGCCAAGTCAGATTGGAGCATTTGTGTTAATGAAGATGAAGGAGACTGCAG aaaattatTTGGGGCATACAGCAAAAAATGCTGTGATAACAGTTCCAGCTTATTTCAATGATTCTCAGAGACAG gCCACTAAGGATGCAGGTCAGATATCTGGATTAAATGTTCTTCGAGTGATTAATGAACCCACAGCTGCTGCTCTGGCCTATGGTCTAGACAAATCAGAAGATAAAAT CATTGCTGTATACGATTTAGGTGGTGGAACTTTCGATATTTCCATTCTGGAAATTCAGAAAGGAGTGTTCGAGGTAAAATCCACCAATGGAGATACTTTTTTAGGTGGTGAAGACTTTGACCAGGCCCTGCTACAACACATTGTGAAGGAATTCAAGAGGGAG ACAGGGGTTGATTTGACCAAAGACAATATGGCGCTTCAGAGGGTGCGGGAAGCTGCTGAGAAGGCCAAGTGTGAACTCTCTTCATCTGTACAA ACTGACATCAACTTGCCATATCTTACGATGGATGCTTCTGGACCCAAGCATTTGAACATGAAGCTGACCCGAGCTCAGTTTGAGGGAATTGTCACTGATCTAATCAGGAGAACTATTGCTCCATGCCAAAAAGCCATGCAAGATGCAGAAGTCAGTAAGAGCGACATAGGAGAAGTGATTCTTGTTGGTGGCATGACTAGGATGCCCAAG GTTCAGCAGACAGTGCAGGATCTTTTTGGCCGAGCCCCAAGTAAAGCCGTCAATCCTGATGAGGCTGTGGCCATTGGAGCTGCCATCCAGGGAGGTGTGTTGGCTGGTGATGTCACAGATGTGTTGCTCCTGGATGTCACTCCCCTGTCTTTGGGTATTGAGACTCTGGGAGGCGTCTTTACTAAACTTATTAACAGGAACACCACTATTCCAACCAAGAAGAGCCAG GTATTCTCTACAGCTGCTGATGGACAGACCCAAGTGGAGATTAAAGTATGTCAGGGTGAGAGAGAGATGGCTGGAGACAACAAACTTCTTGGACAGTTTACTTTG ATTGGAATTCCTCCAGCCCCTCGTGGAGTCCCTCAGATTGAAGTAACATTTGACATTGATGCCAATGGGATCGTTCATGTTTCTGCCAAAGATAAGGGCACAGGACGTGAGCAGCAGA TCGTGATCCAGTCTTCTGGTGGATTAAGCAAAGATGATATTGAAAACATGGTTAAAAATGCAGAGAAGTATGCTGAGGAAGACCGGAGAAAGAAG GAACGAGTCGAAGCCGTTAATATGGCTGAAGGAATTATTCATGACACAGAAACAAAGATGGAAGAATTCAAGAATCAACTGCCTGCAGATGAG tGCAATAAGCTAAgagaagagatttccaagatGAGAGAGCTTCTGGCTCGAAAAGATAGTGAAACAGGAGAAAACATAAGACAGGCAGCATCTTCCCTTCAGCAGGCATCGTTGAAGCTCTTCGAAATGGCATACAAAAAG ATGGCATCTGAGCGAGAAGGCTCTGGAAGTTCTGGCTCTGCGGAACAAAAGGAAGatcaaaaggaagagaaacagtAG
- the HSPA9 gene encoding stress-70 protein, mitochondrial isoform X2, whose protein sequence is MLPRILLDGWNGLSHEAFRIISRRDYASEAIKGAVVGIDLGTTNSCVAVMEGKQAKVLENAEGARTTPSVVAFTADGERLVGMPAKRQAVTNPNNTFYATKRLIGRRYDDPEVQKDIKNVPFKIVRASNGDAWVEAHGKLYSPSQIGAFVLMKMKETAENYLGHTAKNAVITVPAYFNDSQRQATKDAGQISGLNVLRVINEPTAAALAYGLDKSEDKIIAVYDLGGGTFDISILEIQKGVFEVKSTNGDTFLGGEDFDQALLQHIVKEFKRETGVDLTKDNMALQRVREAAEKAKCELSSSVQTDINLPYLTMDASGPKHLNMKLTRAQFEGIVTDLIRRTIAPCQKAMQDAEVSKSDIGEVILVGGMTRMPKVQQTVQDLFGRAPSKAVNPDEAVAIGAAIQGGVLAGDVTDVLLLDVTPLSLGIETLGGVFTKLINRNTTIPTKKSQVFSTAADGQTQVEIKVCQGEREMAGDNKLLGQFTLIGIPPAPRGVPQIEVTFDIDANGIVHVSAKDKGTGREQQIVIQSSGGLSKDDIENMVKNAEKYAEEDRRKKERVEAVNMAEGIIHDTETKMEEFKNQLPADECNKLREEISKMRELLARKDSETGENIRQAASSLQQASLKLFEMAYKKMASEREGSGSSGSAEQKEDQKEEKQ, encoded by the exons ATGTTGCCGAGAATATTATTG GATGGCTGGAATGGCCTTAGCCATGAGGCTTTTAGAATTATTTCAAGGAGGGACTATGC ATCAGAAGCAATCAAGGGAGCAGTTGTTGGTATTGATTTGGGTACTACCAACTCCTGTGTGGCAGTGATGGAAGGTAAACAAGCAaag GTGCTGGAGAATGCCGAAGGTGCCAGAACTACCCCTTCAGTTGTGGCCTTTACAGCAGATGGTGAGCGTCTGGTTGGAATGCCAGCCAAGCGACAGGCTGTTACCAACCCAAATAACACATTCTATGCCACCAAGCGTCTTATTGGCCGGCGATATGATGACCCTGAAGTACAGAAAGACAT TAAAAATGTTCCCTTTAAAATTGTCCGTGCCTCCAATGGTGATGCCTGGGTTGAAGCTCATGGAAAACTCTATTCGCCAAGTCAGATTGGAGCATTTGTGTTAATGAAGATGAAGGAGACTGCAG aaaattatTTGGGGCATACAGCAAAAAATGCTGTGATAACAGTTCCAGCTTATTTCAATGATTCTCAGAGACAG gCCACTAAGGATGCAGGTCAGATATCTGGATTAAATGTTCTTCGAGTGATTAATGAACCCACAGCTGCTGCTCTGGCCTATGGTCTAGACAAATCAGAAGATAAAAT CATTGCTGTATACGATTTAGGTGGTGGAACTTTCGATATTTCCATTCTGGAAATTCAGAAAGGAGTGTTCGAGGTAAAATCCACCAATGGAGATACTTTTTTAGGTGGTGAAGACTTTGACCAGGCCCTGCTACAACACATTGTGAAGGAATTCAAGAGGGAG ACAGGGGTTGATTTGACCAAAGACAATATGGCGCTTCAGAGGGTGCGGGAAGCTGCTGAGAAGGCCAAGTGTGAACTCTCTTCATCTGTACAA ACTGACATCAACTTGCCATATCTTACGATGGATGCTTCTGGACCCAAGCATTTGAACATGAAGCTGACCCGAGCTCAGTTTGAGGGAATTGTCACTGATCTAATCAGGAGAACTATTGCTCCATGCCAAAAAGCCATGCAAGATGCAGAAGTCAGTAAGAGCGACATAGGAGAAGTGATTCTTGTTGGTGGCATGACTAGGATGCCCAAG GTTCAGCAGACAGTGCAGGATCTTTTTGGCCGAGCCCCAAGTAAAGCCGTCAATCCTGATGAGGCTGTGGCCATTGGAGCTGCCATCCAGGGAGGTGTGTTGGCTGGTGATGTCACAGATGTGTTGCTCCTGGATGTCACTCCCCTGTCTTTGGGTATTGAGACTCTGGGAGGCGTCTTTACTAAACTTATTAACAGGAACACCACTATTCCAACCAAGAAGAGCCAG GTATTCTCTACAGCTGCTGATGGACAGACCCAAGTGGAGATTAAAGTATGTCAGGGTGAGAGAGAGATGGCTGGAGACAACAAACTTCTTGGACAGTTTACTTTG ATTGGAATTCCTCCAGCCCCTCGTGGAGTCCCTCAGATTGAAGTAACATTTGACATTGATGCCAATGGGATCGTTCATGTTTCTGCCAAAGATAAGGGCACAGGACGTGAGCAGCAGA TCGTGATCCAGTCTTCTGGTGGATTAAGCAAAGATGATATTGAAAACATGGTTAAAAATGCAGAGAAGTATGCTGAGGAAGACCGGAGAAAGAAG GAACGAGTCGAAGCCGTTAATATGGCTGAAGGAATTATTCATGACACAGAAACAAAGATGGAAGAATTCAAGAATCAACTGCCTGCAGATGAG tGCAATAAGCTAAgagaagagatttccaagatGAGAGAGCTTCTGGCTCGAAAAGATAGTGAAACAGGAGAAAACATAAGACAGGCAGCATCTTCCCTTCAGCAGGCATCGTTGAAGCTCTTCGAAATGGCATACAAAAAG ATGGCATCTGAGCGAGAAGGCTCTGGAAGTTCTGGCTCTGCGGAACAAAAGGAAGatcaaaaggaagagaaacagtAG